AGTGCGCGTTCTTCATTTTTTTCCAGGATTAGTTGCCCCTCCTGTCACAAAAAATtgaattcaaatataaaacttgatattCGAATCAAAAATTCAATAAGAAAGGAAAAAACGTTACCTTCTTCAACTGCTCAATGTCTTTACCAGATCTCCGGATGATGGAAGATATTCGAGCATATGCATACAGTAGATACACAGCAGTATTTCCCTAATTATTGACAAATGTGAGCACATAAGAAAAGAGAACCCACAACACTATAAGTGATAAATAATTGTCTAAAATGCAAGTAACATCACTAATTGAAATTTTAAACTGCCGTTAAAAAATGATTAAACATGATAAAAATAAgacaaaatcataaaataaaccTTGTCATTGAGCATCCGATCAAAATTGAAGGTGTAATTGGTCAATCTATTGTTCTTCAAGTCTGCATACCTGTTAAGAACCAAGTATCCAAGAGTCAAATTGAAGGTGTAATTGGTCAATCTATTGAGTGTCCATGTACATGTTAAGTAATGTAAAAGCATA
The Erigeron canadensis isolate Cc75 chromosome 2, C_canadensis_v1, whole genome shotgun sequence DNA segment above includes these coding regions:
- the LOC122587588 gene encoding arginine--tRNA ligase, chloroplastic/mitochondrial-like, translated to MIWISDNFRYADLKNNRLTNYTFNFDRMLNDKGNTAVYLLYAYARISSIIRRSGKDIEQLKKEGQLILEKNEERALGLHLLQFAEGCQWV